A window from Anomalospiza imberbis isolate Cuckoo-Finch-1a 21T00152 chromosome 8, ASM3175350v1, whole genome shotgun sequence encodes these proteins:
- the ZNF518A gene encoding zinc finger protein 518A codes for MSSEQEHFFCDKKQISFLKHNALKNFSTDITLKKELVGDPLSMTIQSAILDVNLTYGLKNVKIELPKVNIPNEVLMKHEVDRFRKLFQCKQQTARKSLSLEKISGSNLSCSEGSHLQIKPEVQFEEGLKTGAKILNFTCTKCKDNIRYSPNDLQKHFQLLHYGELPLYPCEMCSFSANDFQSFKQHRRIHRSTLVKCELCNDEQIYTLLALTKHFLSKHCVNGHFQCEKCGFSTHDVGTFVQHIHKHKEIPYKCGKCHQENFTEEELQNHLLVHTSMFSFGCPYCSYSTSRKDYLLKHIIALHRDHFIAKEKLEKDKYEKRIVKTPAGLKLVLRRYKMGASKKPLWRRKKISSGSDSAGEENTQVLRSVNKIQTNAEELNQCMRDVETNEEKDQMKYTEKRHFMGGMLSATAAQYNKADDGKSYGLGLLKNAVHGPTVLMVKNNKIAVPANYSAKFMGFKMVDGKQHIVIKLLPTSKQNEYLLGQKVDPVKDCSATPLLQTADPCGLSSGAVPRVIDQSTLRNNCVHPLTSSPFSCPAPHSGKTKVEKQKDSILYGRSVSETVAPSNIAEGERPNCLPVKLDSTVPPHEEVTKVGAQTSISWGSFHPSNHPQVLLPAIANTLHYDPVKMPFFPELKIQNGGLNNGNGTNNLYYSTSVDSSNEGLLSFHNYSKMDSLDNPCSIWMSTDDRYKEFSKRGSLQNSRNEPASSHSELMKDLKAEKVVSTQSNINKTYKHINTKNNSVSFKSQSKCGVDSECFTEDKHNGQQYLDTNVEQGFQNVAEKFQENASDGVNSFLMPKITSVFSLQSEQAANYLSPEINQLLQDVLKVKTTSQQELHSKTNCVKLRSDKLLSGPETGNAACVCLKSSATACGFQRPPSNVHFPLCEREFNTRCSTNEGTCYGRERQTPKMSLDSQDMDKLSRTPGDGTLLKTPTPTQQLVKDKVLSAAQNSSSFSPVLPVLQEQKKALFVQSLPSRFFVPFHLSNQSRQQVVSGKYLPSTSSSDEHVSKGVPASCVSNKGPGMIATFSGAVGTVANATNDTSQVLGGIASREFGKLTISASEVKGENGSFRNLRSSCNGEVCGTVNDSLNSMPFKATLVVKNSSESSVKATSSVKVLPEHQDSVFGSLESVKQQEIKQEQHVYALSPDGQQGVFLKYMTPNKPVVHKPIFFQDNAHQNRQPKKTGAMQQQPLLKIKTPTSDTLSDNTQSVSNLVPSLQVDNLQSLTPALAQKQTNLSFDDALNLPSRLMPANASLASSNPACHVPPVEPVYSAKSAGTQLQKRSIESTQVIAANKRNNSGCRKSTWTTQNRTAKVKPSLKQAGSKSSGTVGGQRNKNFKRKRKANCPEPPRKKAMLHRKCKEKNQADTVSESGSPYKPRASKKTVRTLKLLPFNSNQLVKCPRRNQPVVVLNHPDADVPEVVNVMKTIAKFKGHVLKVLLSKRTVEALLQPDLCNPSDVTTDNFSQKRYRTIKPLHPVKERFVLKLTLKKTSKNNYQIVKTTSNNTLKAKFSCWFCGRIFDNQDNWVGHGQRHLMEATRDWNSLMK; via the coding sequence ATGTCATCTGAACAGGAGCACTTTTTTTGTGACAAAAAGCAAATCAGTTTCTTAAAACACAATGCTCTGAAGAATTTTTCTACAGACATTACTTTGAAAAAAGAACTGGTGGGTGATCCTTTAAGTATGACAATTCAATCAGCAATTTTAGATGTCAACCTCACTTATGGACTAAAAAACGTGAAGATTGAATTGCCCAAGGTGAACATTCCAAATGAAGTATTAATGAAACATGAAGTTGATAGGTTTAGAAAACTCTTTCAGTGTAAGCAGCAAACTGCAAGGAAATCCTTAAGTCTAGAGAAAATAAGTGGAAGCAATCTCAGTTGTTCAGAAGGAAGCCACTTGCAAATTAAACCAGAAGTGCAATTTGAAGAAGGGTTGAAAACTGGAGCAAAGATACTGAATTTCACTTGTACGAAGTGCAAGGATAACATTAGATACAGCCCAAATGACCTACAGAAACATTTTCAGCTGTTACACTATGGTGAGTTGCCTCTGTATCCTTGTGAGATGTGCAGCTTCTCAGCTAATGACTTTCAGTCGTTTAAACAACACAGACGAATCCATCGTAGCACTTTAGTAAAATGTGAGCTCTGTAATGATGAACAGATATACACTTTGTTGGCTTTGACAAAACACTTCTTATCAAAGCATTGTGTAAATGGACACTTCCAGTGTGAAAAATGTGGGTTTTCTACCCATGATGTGGGTACGTTTGTTCAGCACATTCACAAGCATAAGGAGATTCCTTATAAATGTGGAAAATGCCATCAAGAAAACTTTACAGAAGAGGAGCTCCAAAATCATCTCCTTGTTCATACCAGTATGTTTTCTTTTGGCTGTCCTTATTGCAGTTACAGCACATCACGGAAAGATTATCTTTTAAAACACATCATAGCTTTACACAGAGACCACTTCattgcaaaagaaaaactggaaaaggataaatatgaaaaaagaatAGTAAAGACTCCAGCAGGACTGAAGCTTGTGTTAAGAAGGTATAAAATGGGAGCATCAAAAAAACCACTTTGGAGACGGAAGAAGATAAGCAGTGGAAGTGACAGTGCCGGAGAAGAAAATACACAAGTGCTAAGAAGTGTGAATAAAATTCAGACAAATGCTGAGGAGCTGAACCAGTGTATGAGAGATGTGGAAACAAATGAAGAGAAAGATCAAATGAAATACACGGAAAAACGTCATTTCATGGGTGGAATGCTCTCTGCTACTGCTGCACAATACAATAAGGCAGATGATGGGAAAAGTTACGGCCTGGGATTATTGAAAAATGCTGTTCATGGGCCAACAGTATTAATggttaaaaacaataaaatagcTGTTCCAGCAAATTACAGTGCTAAATTTATGGGCTTTAAAATGGTAGATGGAAAACAACATATTGTTATTAAATTACTACCTACAAGTAAGCAAAATGAATATTTGTTGGGTCAGAAAGTTGATCCTGTTAAAGATTGTTCTGCAACTCCTTTGCTACAGACTGCTGATCCCTGTGGCTTGTCTTCAGGTGCTGTACCACGTGTAATTGATCAGTCAACTTTAAGGAACAATTGTGTTCATCCATTAACCTCCTCTCCATTTTCTTGTCCTGCTCCTCattcaggaaaaacaaaagtggaaaaacaaaaggaCTCCATATTGTACGGTAGGAGTGTTTCTGAAACTGTAGCACCTTCTAATATAGCTGAAGGAGAACGTCCAAATTGTTTGCCAGTGAAGCTGGACTCAACTGTACCTCCACATGAAGAGGTAACAAAAGTTGGAGCTCAAACTAGTATCTCATGGGGAAGTTTTCATCCTTCAAATCATCCTCAGGTATTATTACCCGCTATTGCAAATACCCTTCATTATGACCCTGTGAAAATGCCCTTCTTTCCTGaactgaaaatacaaaatggTGGCCTGAATAATGGTAATGGAACTAATAATCTCTATTATTCAACATCAGTGGATTCATCTAATGAAGGGTTGTTGTCTTTTCACAACTATTCCAAAATGGACTCTTTGGATAATCCATGTAGCATTTGGATGTCAACAGATGACAGGTACAAAGAATTTAGCAAAAGAGGCTCTCTTCAAAACAGTAGAAATGAACCTGCATCTTCACATTCAGAATTAATGAAAGATTTGAAAGCAGAGAAAGTTGTGTCAACCCAATCAAATATTAATAAAACTTACAAACACATAAACACTAAGAATAACTCTGTGTCTTTTAAAAGCCAATCTAAATGTGGTGTTGACAGCGAGTGTTTTACAGAAGACAAGCACAATGGCCAACAGTATTTGGACACTAACGTAGAGCAAGGCTTTCAGAACGTAGCTgagaaattccaggaaaatgCCTCTGATGGTGTTAACTCTTTCTTAATGCCTAAAATCACATCTGTTTTCTCATTACAAAGTGAACAGGCAGCTAATTATTTATCTCCTGAGATAAACCAATTACTGCAAGATGtgttaaaagtaaaaacaacTTCTCAGCAGGAGCTCCACAGCAAGACTAACTGTGTCAAACTTCGTTCTGATAAGCTGCTTTCTGGTCCTGAGACTGGGAATGCAGCCTGCGTGTGTTTAAAAAGCTCTGCAACTGCGTGTGGTTTTCAGAGGCCTCCTTCTAACGTACACTTCCCTTTATGTGAGAGAGAGTTCAATACAAGATGTAGCACAAATGAAGGTACGTGTTATGGGAGAGAAAGACAGACACCCAAAATGTCACTTGATTCACAGGACATGGACAAATTATCCAGAACTCCTGGTGATGGTACATTGCTAAAAACTCCTACTCCTACACAGCAGCTAGTGAAAGATAAAGTACTGTCTGCAGCTCAAAATTCTAGCAGCTTTTCACCAGTTTTGCCTGTTCTTCAGGAACAGAAGAAAGCCCTTTTTGTTCAGTCCCTTCCATCACgattttttgttcctttccaCCTTTCTAACCAGTCTAGACAACAGGTGGTGTCAGGAAAATATCTTCCATCAACCAGTTCATCAGATGAGCATGTTAGTAAAGGTGTACCTGCATCTTGTGTCTCAAATAAAGGACCTGGAATGATTGCGACTTTTAGTGGGGCAGTTGGAACAGTTGCAAATGCCACTAATGATACATCTCAGGTTTTAGGGGGAATTGCATCCAGAGAATTTGGGAAACTAACCATATCAGCTTCAGAAGTGAAGGGGGAAAATGGCAGTTTTAGAAATTTAAGAAGTTCCTGTAATGGGGAAGTATGTGGTACAGTAAATGACTCGTTGAATAGTATGCCATTCAAAGCAACTCTTGTAGTTAAAAACTCATCAGAGTCATCTGTGAAGGCAACTTCTTCTGTGAAGGTGTTACCAGAGCACCAGGATTCTGTCTTTGGTTCTTTGGAGTCAGTAAAACAACAGGAAATTAAACAGGAACAACATGTTTATGCACTTTCGCCTGACGGACAGCAGGGagtttttctgaaatatatGACACCAAACAAGCCTGTAGTTCATaagccaattttttttcaggataaTGCTCATCAAAATCGTCAACCAAAGAAAACTGGAGCCATGCAACAACAGCCTTTGCTGAAAATTAAGACTCCTACTTCAGATACACTGTCTGATAACACTCAGTCAGTAAGCAACTTGGTGCCCTCACTACAGGTGGATAACTTGCAGTCCCTTACTCCTGCACTAGCACAGAAACAAACTAATCTTAGTTTTGATGATGCCTTAAACTTACCAAGTAGGTTAATGCCAGCAAATGCCTCTTTGGCAAGCTCTAATCCAGCATGTCATGTTCCTCCTGTAGAACCTGTTTATTCTGCTAAATCTGCAGGGACGCAGTTGCAAAAACGTTCTATTGAGAGTACGCAAGTAATAGCTGCTAACAAGAGGAATAACTCTGGTTGTCGGAAGTCCACATGGACCACCCAAAACAGAACTGCAAAAGTAAAACCTAGTTTAAAACAAGCTGGATCTAAAAGTTCGGGAACTGTGGGTGGGCAAAGAAACAAGAATTTCAAACGTAAAAGGAAGGCTAATTGCCCAGAACCTCCTAGAAAGAAAGCAATGTTGCACAGAAAGTGTAAAGAAAAGAATCAGGCTGATACTGTTAGTGAATCAGGTAGCCCTTACAAACCAAGGGCATCAAAAAAAACTGTGAGGACTTTGAAATTACTCCCTTTTAATTCTAACCAGCTTGTAAAATGCCCCCGGAGAAATCAACCAGTTGTTGTGCTTAATCATCCTGATGCAGATGTTCCAGAAGTTGTAAACGTAATGAAAACTATTGCTAAATTTAAGGGACATGTTCTTAAAGTTTTATTGTCAAAAAGAACTGTTGAAGCTCTTCTGCAGCCAGACCTCTGCAATCCTTCGGATGTAACTACTGataatttttctcaaaaaagATACAGGACAATAAAACCCCTTCACCCTGTAAAAGAAAGATTTGTCTTAAAATTGACACTGAAAAAGACTAGCAAAAACAATTACCAGATTGTGAAAACTACCTCTAATAATACCTTGAAAGCTAAGTTTAGCTGCTGGTTTTGTGGTAGAATATTTGACAATCAGGATAATTGGGTAGGGCATGGACAGAGGCATCTGATGGAGGCTACTCGAGATTGGAATTCATTAATGAAATGA